The DNA sequence CTCCATCCCAACTCGGCGGGTTACCGGCTCATTCTGAACAACATCCTCTTCCCCGCCGCGCGCAAGAAGAAGCAGAAGACCTGAACACCAGGGCGGCCGTGGTTACCTTGGCCGCCTCCAAGGAGCACGCATGGACCTCAGCAAGATCATCACCATTGCCGGCAAGTCCGGTCTTTTCCGCATCGTGGCCCAAGGCCGCCAGGCGCTCATCGTGGAATCCCTCACCGACGGCAAGCGCCTGCCCGTGCCCCTCTCCGTGCCGGTCAGTGCGTTGGAGGAGATCAGCATGTACACCAAGGGTGATGATGTGCCGGTGGGCGAGGTGCTCCGCAAGCTTTACGAGCTGGAAGGTGGCAAGGCGTCGCTGGACCCCAAGGAGGACGAGGCGAAGCTCTTCGCGAAGCTGGGTGAGGTGCTGCCGGACCATGACCGTGAGCGCATCTATGGCAGTGATGTCCGCAAGTTCTTCCTGTGGTATGGTCAACTGCTGAAGGCCGGGGATCTCGCCAGGAAGGAAGAGGAGGAGAAAGCCGAGAAGGAGAAGGAAAAGGAAAAGGGTGCGAAGGCCGCCGGCACGTCCGCCAAGGACGCCAAACCCAAGAAGGCCGGACCCGCGAAGGCGGCGCGCACCACCGCGCCCAAGCCTGCGGGCACGAGCAAGGCCAAGGCCACCACCATGCGCAAGTCCGCGCAACGGGGCAGCTGAGGCGAAGCAACCCGCACTTCAGGGATCCCACGGCTCGCGGTGGGAATGGCGACCACCACGGCGGAGCATCTCACCCCGTGCCCCCCGTAACTTGCGGCACCTGCGTTCGGAACCCATGAGCATGTCCTTCCTCCAGCGTCCTCGTGCCCTCATCATCGCCGTCCTGTCGGGCGCCATTCTCCTGCTGGCCGCGTGGGCCGATGGGCGGCTGCCCAAGGCCAGTGCCTACCACAGCGACCGCGAAATGGCCATCTTCAAGGGCGGAGGCGGCCTGGCCAGCGGTTCGAACAACTTCTTCATGGCCAGCGGCGAATGCTACGGTTGCCATGGCCCGGACATCATGAACAACTACGCCAGCGTGGACGCCGATGGCAACGACGTGAATGTGATGGACGACTGGCGCAGCACCATGATGGCCAACAGCGCACGCGACCCCTTCTGGCGCGCCAAGGTGAGCCATGAGGTGGCCGTGAACCCGGCGCACCAGACCGCCTTGGAGGACAAATGCACTTCCTGCCATGCGCCCATGGGCCGCTACGACCATTTCTACTCCGGCACGGGCCCCTACGGCATCTCCCAGCTCATCTGGGATCCCGTGGCGCAGGACGGCGTATCCTGCCTCGCCTGCCACATGCAGGGTCCGGACAGCCTGGGCCTGCTCTTCTCCGGCGAGTTGCGTTTCGATACCAACCGTGTGGTCTATGGCCCCTATGACAATGTCTTCGGCTCGCCGATGACCTCCTTCGTGGGCTACACCCCGCTATTTGGTGCGCACATCAACGATGCCGGCCTGTGTGCTGGCTGCCACACCCTCATCACCGAAACGGCCGACCTGCAGGGCAACCCCACGGGCGATCATTTCGTGGAGCAGGCCACCTACCACGAGTGGATCAATTCCGTCTTCGATACCAACAGCGACCCAGAGGGTGGCGTCTCCTGTCAGGGTTGCCACGTACCGCGCATCGACGATGCCGTGGTGATCTCGGCCAATTACCTCTTCCTGCAAGGGCATAGTCCATTTGGCC is a window from the Flavobacteriales bacterium genome containing:
- a CDS encoding DUF5606 domain-containing protein, yielding MDLSKIITIAGKSGLFRIVAQGRQALIVESLTDGKRLPVPLSVPVSALEEISMYTKGDDVPVGEVLRKLYELEGGKASLDPKEDEAKLFAKLGEVLPDHDRERIYGSDVRKFFLWYGQLLKAGDLARKEEEEKAEKEKEKEKGAKAAGTSAKDAKPKKAGPAKAARTTAPKPAGTSKAKATTMRKSAQRGS